One genomic window of Quercus lobata isolate SW786 chromosome 9, ValleyOak3.0 Primary Assembly, whole genome shotgun sequence includes the following:
- the LOC115958826 gene encoding phospholipase A-2-activating protein-like isoform X1 translates to MTKFMRINGRTNSFVANHLSESLQCLASTLRRWRSGQPSESWEAHKAAIQALIKLPSGELVTGSTDTTLKLWRGSKCTHTFVGHTDQI, encoded by the exons ATGACGAAGTTTATGCGGATCAATGGCAGAACCAACTCCTTTGTAGCAAATCATTTATCCGAGTCTCTACAATGCTTGGCTAG CACATTAAGACGTTGGAGAAGTGGCCAACCTTCAGAATCCTGGGAGGCTCATAAGGCAGCAATCCAAGCACTCATAAAGCTGCCTTCAGGCGAGCTTGTTACAG GTTCAACTGATACAACTTTAAAACTTTGGAGAGGAAGCAAATGTACACATACTTTTGTTGGGCATACAg ATCAAATATAG
- the LOC115959283 gene encoding serine/threonine-protein phosphatase 7 long form homolog, which produces MQALDRVRPGPDVDTQLSQQSNHRSSPLWRCAADEEAPGMIKVRRRKCVLPQGGLDPRIMQHIDAAGLTGLFKVPDMEVDHALITALVERWRPEMHTFHLPHGEMGITL; this is translated from the exons ATGCAGGCACTAGATAGAGTGCGGCCTGGACCCGATGTGGATACCCAGTTGTCCCAGCAGTCGAATCATCGGTCAAGTCCGCTTTGGAGGTGCGCCGCTGACGAG GAGGCGCCTGGCATGATAAAGGTTCGACGCCGTAAATGTGTATTGCCACAGGGTGGGTTAGATCCACGTATCATGCAACACATAGATGCAGCAGGGTTGACTGGTTTATTCAAGGTTCCTGATATGGAGGTCGACCACGCCTTGATCACGGCGTTGGTTGAGCGGTGGCGTCCGGAGATGCACACGTTCCACTTACCCCATGGAGAAATGGGTATCACCTTGTAA
- the LOC115959913 gene encoding serine/threonine-protein phosphatase 7 long form homolog has protein sequence MEVMLGLPVDGLPVTGKTDYIWNELCEQLLGHKPPPLIPNSNKSILAGARIRYTWLDAQFADPLVADAADEVVQQHACYHLLVRMGALLFMDRYADLVSLLPLQLLNPVSNARRYSWGSAALAWLYRQLCGASKKDAMQIGGTLLLVQLWAYSRFPQLCPVVRPPLPPVHSGPLAIRYIH, from the coding sequence ATGGAGGTGATGCTGGGGCTTCCGGTGGATGGGTTGCCTGTCACTGGGAAGACAGACTACATATGGAATGAGCTGTGCGAACAGTTGTTGGGCCATAAACCTCCACCCCTGATACCAAACTCAAACAAGTCTATCCTTGCTGGGGCAAGGATAAGATACACCTGGCTTGATGCACAGTTTGCCGATCCCTTAGTTGCGGACGCTGCTGACGAAGTCGTGCAGCAACATGCCTGCTACCACCTACTTGTACGGATGGGGGCCCTCTTGTTCATGGATAGGTATGCGGACCTGGTCTCACTGCTGCCTCTGCAGTTGCTCAACCCAGTCAGCAATGCGAGACGGTATAGCTGGGGTAGTGCAGCATTGGCCTGGCTGTATAGGCAACTTTGTGGTGCATCGAAGAAGGATGCGATGCAGATTGGAGGAACACTCTTGTTGGTGCAGCTATGGGCCTATTCAAGGTTCCCACAATTATGCCCTGTTGTGAGGCCGCCTCTACCGCCAGTGCACTCAGGGCCCCTTGCCATTAGGTACATTCATTGA
- the LOC115959912 gene encoding B3 domain-containing protein At4g01580-like has product MASQWRRDNDDGPADRSPHFFKIILPNAVQEGKLRIPDKFVQKFGVDLSDMAFLTIPNGRKWKVKLTQHAGGVWFQNGWSEFASSHGVAVGHLLVFKYEGNSQFHVLIFDATATEVDYTLDDEVQVHRIEDDESDDSSVEIIKHFYRGEGLGSAHPKKDGGVAKNLVIANAFKSENPIFTVIMRPSYVNGKDRASLPQDIINYLPRDGFTKDYTKASILPVKLQIVDRLWPVKLYIYERRGGSSCVVSAGWTAFVRENSLQVGDVCVFELIMRDGVLFNVHIFKCQD; this is encoded by the exons ATGGCTTCTCAATGGCGGAGAGACAACGACGATGGTCCTGCTGATCGATCCCCACACTTTTTCAAGATTATTCTGCCGAATGCTGTTCAAGAAGGAAAGCTT CGGATTCCAGATAAGTTCGTGCAGAAATTTGGAGTGGACCTGTCAGATATGGCCTTTCTCACTATTCCAAATGGTAGAAAATGGAAAGTCAAGTTGACACAACATGCTGGGGGGGTTTGGTTTCAAAATGGTTGGTCCGAATTTGCAAGCTCTCATGGTGTAGCCGTGGGCCACTTGCTGGTTTtcaaatatgaaggaaattcacAGTTTCATGTACTCATATTTGATGCCACTGCAACAGAAGTAGACTATACTTTAGACGACGAAGTCCAAGTTCATAGGATCGAAGATGATGAGAGTGATGACAGCTCTGTTGAAATCATCAAACACTTTTATAGGGGAGAGGGTTTAG GATCAGCCCATCCTAAGAAAGACGGTGGTGTAGCTAAAAATCTTGTTATAGCCAATGCTTTTAAATCAGAAAATCCCATTTTCACTGTTATCATGCGTCCATCCTACGTTAATGGCAAGGATCGTGCG AGTTTACCCCAAGACATTATCAACTACTTACCAAGAGACGGGTTTACCAAGGACTACACCAAAGCAAGTATACTCCCTGTCAAGCTCCAGATTGTGGACCGATTATGGCCTGTGAAGCTATACATTTATGAACGACGTGGGGGTTCATCATGTGTCGTATCAGCTGGTTGGACTGCATTTGTGAGGGAAAATAGTTTGCAAGTAGGAGATGTTTGCGTATTTGAGCTGATTATGAGGGACGGTGTTCTGTTCAACGTCCACATTTTCAAGTGCCAAGACTAA
- the LOC115962206 gene encoding serine/threonine-protein phosphatase 7 long form homolog, which yields MKQPVPSVVDTSTTLHKISLQGKWEKNWEVEHDPFIRQWANRVNVVRGSDLLDDDDTYLVEYMMWYNRHTRRYITPESAYWELMVRTMIRSIPRCDEGSDMHTDLTFTLELVEELG from the exons ATGAAGCAACCAGTTCCAAGTGTCGTGGATACGTCGACTACCCTTCACAAGATATCCCTTCAGGGTAAATGGGAGAAGAACTGGGAGGTAGAACATGATCCCTTTATTCGGCAATGGGCCAACCGAGTGAATGTAGTTCGCGGGTCCGATCTCCTAGACGATGATGATACGTATCTCGTTGAGTACATGATGTGGTACAATCGCCACACAAGGCGGTACATAACACCAGAGTCTGCGTATTGGGAACTCATG GTTCGGACGATGATTAGGTCTATACCGAGGTGCGATGAAGGTTCTGACATGCACACTGACCTTACATTTACACTAGAGCTTGTGGAGGAGCTAGGCTGA
- the LOC115958826 gene encoding phospholipase A-2-activating protein-like isoform X2, translating to MTKFMRINGRTNSFVANHLSESLQCLASTLRRWRSGQPSESWEAHKAAIQALIKLPSGELVTGSTDTTLKLWRGSKCTHTFVGHTG from the exons ATGACGAAGTTTATGCGGATCAATGGCAGAACCAACTCCTTTGTAGCAAATCATTTATCCGAGTCTCTACAATGCTTGGCTAG CACATTAAGACGTTGGAGAAGTGGCCAACCTTCAGAATCCTGGGAGGCTCATAAGGCAGCAATCCAAGCACTCATAAAGCTGCCTTCAGGCGAGCTTGTTACAG GTTCAACTGATACAACTTTAAAACTTTGGAGAGGAAGCAAATGTACACATACTTTTGTTGGGCATACAg GCTGA